One genomic window of Candidatus Tanganyikabacteria bacterium includes the following:
- a CDS encoding ABC transporter permease, whose product MGQYVIRRLITSIPLLLGVTLILFCLMQLMPGGPLAAYTQNPRVRPEDLEKIKVIMGLDKPVYVQYFFWLGSLLTGNLGNSLFTGRPVAEMILERLPNTFILMGSALVVSLSIGVTLGVISALKQYSAFDFLVTTFAFIGYSLPVFWFGVMLLLVFAATLHWFPAGGMYSVGNQSLLDLLWHMVLPVAMLSIVHIAGWSRYMRSSMLEVIRQEFVRTARAKGLAERVVIVRHAFRNALIPIVTIVALALPGLFGGAIMTETIFAWPGIGRLFFDSLGKADFPVLMAILTISATLVIVCNLLADIAYSALDPRIQYS is encoded by the coding sequence ATGGGTCAGTACGTCATCCGCCGGCTGATCACCAGCATCCCGTTGCTGCTGGGGGTCACGCTGATCCTGTTCTGCCTGATGCAGCTCATGCCGGGCGGGCCGCTCGCGGCCTACACCCAGAACCCGCGCGTGCGGCCCGAGGATCTCGAGAAGATCAAAGTCATCATGGGCCTCGACAAGCCCGTGTACGTGCAGTACTTCTTCTGGCTCGGCTCGCTGCTCACGGGCAACCTGGGCAACTCGCTCTTCACCGGCCGCCCGGTGGCCGAGATGATCCTCGAGCGCCTGCCCAACACCTTCATCCTGATGGGCTCGGCGCTCGTGGTCTCGCTGTCTATCGGCGTCACGCTGGGCGTGATCTCGGCCCTCAAGCAGTACAGCGCGTTCGACTTCCTGGTCACCACCTTCGCCTTCATCGGCTACAGCCTCCCCGTGTTCTGGTTCGGCGTGATGCTGCTGCTGGTCTTTGCAGCTACGCTCCACTGGTTCCCCGCGGGCGGCATGTACTCGGTCGGCAACCAGAGCTTGCTCGACCTGCTCTGGCACATGGTGCTGCCGGTCGCGATGCTCTCCATCGTGCACATCGCGGGCTGGAGCCGCTACATGCGCAGCTCCATGCTCGAGGTCATCCGCCAGGAGTTCGTCCGCACGGCCCGGGCCAAGGGCCTGGCCGAGCGCGTGGTGATCGTCCGCCATGCCTTCCGCAACGCGCTCATCCCGATCGTCACGATCGTGGCCCTCGCCTTGCCCGGGCTGTTCGGCGGCGCCATCATGACCGAGACGATCTTCGCGTGGCCGGGCATCGGGCGGCTCTTCTTCGACTCCCTCGGCAAGGCCGACTTCCCGGTGCTGATGGCCATCCTCACCATCTCGGCGACGCTGGTGATCGTCTGCAACCTGCTCGCGGACATCGCGTACTCGGCGCTCGATCCGCGGATTCAGTATTCGTAA